The genomic stretch AGCGCTTGTCCGGGTAGCCTGTCAGCTAAgtgctccagccctgccccaaaTGATGGTGACATGGGATGGGGGGGGAGGTCAAGTCATTCAGTGATGATCTAACACCCGTCAGAGCTGGGAGCTGTAGGGAGGAAGAATTTTTCTCTGTCCACCTTGGGTTCTCTTCTGGGCTCTGTAACAAAGAACAGACTCATGAAAAGAAAAGCACGCAGATTTACTGAATGTAAGTTTTTGATGACACGGGAGCCCTCATAAGGAAACGAAGACCCCAGTGGCCTAAGTGTTTCTGGACTAAGTTGAGTGAGGAGGTGATCCCAGTTCAGGGAGGGTGGCTTGCCCGGAGTTCCATCTACGTTCAGGAAGAAAGGGGGGGGTCCAAGCGGCCTTAGTTCAAAATACTCCTTCTGCCCAAGCGGCGTGGTCTGGGGCACATGTTCTGCCACCCTCCAGAGCGAAGAACCAGACACCAGGCTGTGCGAGCGGGCTTCCGGCTCCTGAGGGCCCCGCACGTCACCTGCAGCCCCGCCCACGGTGTGGGTCCTGGGGCCCGGCCCAGGGAGCCCTGCAGCTGGAGGGCGCCAAGCTCCCTCCCATGGACAGTGGGGAAGCCTCGGCCGCGGTCCTCAGTGATGATAAAGGAAGGGGGGGGGCAAGCAGCGTGCCGGCGCCTCATGGGGcctttatttatcttctcttaaAGTCAGGAAACAGTTATCAGAGGTGCCACCCCATGCCCACTGCCGCGTCCCTAACTCTGGACGTGGGGCAAAGGGAGGGACTCAGCTCCCAGGGGTCCAAGAAAAGGTTTGTTAGTTCCTCGGACTGTGGGATGGCCCAGGGTTGGGGCAGACCCACGCCATGGAGGGGGTGAGATACCCCCAGGACAGGCCACCCCTGCAGTGGACATGGCCGGTAATTCCAggggcccagccccctccccctagcCAAGCACTCAGGCAGCTCTGCTTTCCCCAGCTGCGCGCCAGCAGGACAAGCCGGCCACCACCAGACGCCTCCACAGCCAAAGCCAAACAGGCACCCAGGACGAAAATAGCCGTCAGATGACCAGAGGGCTGGCTCACCACAGCCCAAGGCAAGCTGCTCACAGCAGCTGCAACTAAAAATAGGCGAGAAGGGGACACGTCTTTGGGAGAAGCACAGGGGAGAGCTCTGTCCTGTCTCCAGCCGCTGCAGGCGGGCATGATGCAGTCACTGCGCTTCATTTCTGCTGAGGCCTTGGCGTCCCACCCCCAGGTGGCCCAGCAGAGCCTGGGCGGGGTGGCCCACAACCTCTACCCGCTGCTCTTCAAAGCCAGCTACTTGCTGGAGCAGGCGGAGGTGATCCGCGTTCTGCTGCAGCACTGGCCGCTGGAGGAGTTCCGGCTGGGTGCTCTGCTGGGCCCCAGCGCAGACCACCCCGGGGACCTGCGGGACCGGGCCTGCAGGGCCTGCCTGGAGGCCTGCGTGCGCGGCCTCGCGGACCACACGCTCTGGGGCGGGGGCCGGCGGCGTCTGCGGGTGGCCGACCTCACAGGCATCCGAGACGTGCAGGTGCAGGGGTGTCCCTGTGGGAGGGCGCTGGGCAGGTGGGGCCGCACCAAGCTGCTGGCCAGGACCTGCTGCGAGCTGCAGGCGGAGCCCCGTGCGGCCCGGCGCCCCGTAGAGGTCCTCGCCGACATCTTCGTCACCGGGGGCAACTTCGACTTGGTGGTGCGGGCCCTGGGGCCGGAGGGTCCCGCCCCACTGCGCGTGCGCTGCCTCTCCTTCCGGGCCGACAGCCTGGGCCCCGGGCAGCTGCTGCACGTGCTGCGTCTGGCGGGGCCGGGTGAGCTGCGCCGGCTGGAGGTGGTGCACAACGTGCGTCTGCACGCCGGCCACGTGCAGCAGCTGCTGGCCCAGGTGGGCTTCCCCCGGCTGGTGTCGCTCACCCTGCCCGCCAAGGCCTTCGACGCGCCCCCTACCAGCACCCCCGCCCCTGACGGCGAGGACCCCCTGCTCACCTCCATCGCCCGGGAGCTCAGCCGGATGACGCACCTCACCGAGTTGAGCGTGGCCTTCTCCACGCTGACCGGGAAGCTCCAGAAACTGCTCGGGTGAGTCTAGGGTGACCAGAAGGAGGGCGGCGGGGGGAGGGCATCTGCTCACAGCCCCTCAGCCCAGGTCGGGGCGACTCGGGGCCCTGGCTGAGGACGCACCAGGGGACCGTAAAACAGACCTGGTTACTTACAAGGCCACGAGGCCCCGTCCCCCCGGTTTTTGCCCAGCCCCGAGCAGCCGGAGGGGACAGACGGAGGGGGAGGTGGCCCGGCTGGGGCTGGTGTCAGGTGCACCCTGGGAGCACCAGAACCCAAAGGAGACTGCCTCCAGTGcgtaagaaaaagagaagagtccTAATTAGCAAGCAAACAACATAGAAGTAACTCCATTACATTGTATTAATTACCTGtcattgtaacaaattaccccagtGCTGAGGCTTACGAGGGAAAGACAGGAGCCCGGTGGGGGCAGCTGTGGTCTCCCCTGAAGGCCTGTCGGGGCGGGAAAGCGGAGTGACCCACTTGCACTCTCATTCTCATGGCTGTCGGCAGGCGGCCTTGGCTCCTCGGCCCGTGGGCCCCTCCACAGGCTGCGGATCAGAGGGCCAGAGGCCCTCCGGAGGGAGGCCCGCCTCCCGTAACCTTCCCTGGAGGGCACTGTGCTGACGCTTCCGCCCACTGCGTGGTGAGGGCCCGTCCCTGGGCTGGGGGGGCACCACCGAGGGTCGCAATACCCCAGGGCCGTTGGGCCACCTTGGTGGCCACCAGCTGTGAATATACTCATGAAAATTTATGGAAAATCAAACTTCTCATTTCTTGAGAAGAGAAATTTGATGAGAAtcaaatttctcatttcttctcatttctcattgAGTGAGGGTGAGGATGTCTTTCCTGGTTTAGGGAGTCCAGGGCTTACAGGAATTTCTCTTTTAtacaaaggaaacccagaagtaGCTGGCCACAGCTGGCCAGGGCCCACACTGCCTCTTCTCCCCTGGGGGGCACCTGGAATCCCGTCGCCGTCCCCCATCCCTGCTCCTCCACCCCTGGAACCCAGTCGCCCAATTCGGGGAGGGGTGGTCCTCGAGCCCACACACAAGTACGACTCTGCCATGTGGTGGCTCCCTGGGACCCTCAGGACAGTACTGCGTTTGGCTGGCCTGGGTCCTCAGCCAGAggtgcctgtgctctggggaAACGTGTTCCACAAGCCAGACGACACGTCACAAGCCTGCAGGGCTATCTTGTTAGCTCGGCCCTGACATCGCCTGTCACACTCTGACCTTCTGTTCTACACGCTCGGTCTTCAGTCAGCTGGTTGCTGAGAGCCTGTCCAAGGCCCCAGAAGGTCCAGGCGTGGAGTGTGTCAGGCCtaagtgggagggagatgggtgagtggtcagggaaggctagGTCCCAAGGTGACCTTTGAGCGGAGACCAGGCACAGTGAGCCAGCGGAGGGCCCGGAGAGAGTGTGCTAGGCAGGAACCCCGCAGGTgaagggctggagctgggggtgtGGCAGGGCCATAGGCAGggatggggcggggcggggcggggcggggctggggcagcGGGGACGGGGGCTGTGGTCCTGGGCAGGTGaagaagggagcagggagaggaggaaaagaaggatggAAGAGCCAGGCCAAGCCCTGGAGGCTCTGAGCAGGGCAGTGGGTGATCAGCTTCATATTACAAAGCTCACTCTGGCTTCCCTGGCCCACACAGCAGACCCAgatggaggggcagggagagtggCAGACAGAGCAGACACGCCAAGACCACCCAGGTTTGGTGACTCCCTGGGAGGACTCACTGCTAAGATTTATTACAGCAGACGGACACAGGGCAGAAAGGGCCAAGGGAAAGGGCTTGTGGGGAGGGGTTCGGGGAGACAGGGCACGAGTCCAGGGTCCTGTCCCAGTGGAGCCAGCACGGACTGTGGTGACACATGGGGGGTGCCGTCCACTGGGGAGGGCATTAGAGACCCAGGCCCAGGGGTTTTCCTGGGGGCTGGCTGGGTGGGCACCTCAGCCTGGCATGTACCGAGATTCCAGACCCCAGAAGGAGGCAGGTGTCCGCAGGGACCACGTTGCTTGTGCAGACAGCTCAGGCCAGGGACCCCTTATCAGTTGAGTGAGGGACCCTCCCCAAATCCAAGCTCCCAGACGCAGTTCGCAGTCAGGCCTGTCCTCTGACCCTTGTCCACACAGGAGGCCCCCGAGGGGTTGCGAGCAGCGCAGGTGGGGAGAGGGTTCCTCGTGGATGGATGTGGGCGTGGGGGAGATGGAGGTGGAAACGCCCCACAGCTCAGGGCCTCAGCCACCGCCTCCTCAGGGCCGGGTGAGGAGGCACAGAGCCCGCCGCGGGGTGGACCGTGCCGGCGGCAGGCCGACCCCAGACGCTCCGTGCCCAGAGTACAGGTGCAGGAGGCGGTGGAAGCAGCAGCCTCAGCAGGTGAATAGAGAGCGgaacccgccccgcccccggcactCAGTGCCCAGCCCGGTGAGCCCAGACCCAGGCCCAGGGTCCCGCAGGGCCGCTGTGGGTCTGTTCCCGACTCTGAGAACTGCTGGGCAGGGAGTCACCGACCGTGCGTTTCCCAATGGCCGCCGCCTACACACCTACAGGAGAGCAAGAAGGGTCTCTGAGGTCCCAGGCAGTGCTGAGGGTGGACCGGGCGCTCCAAGGGCCCTCCCAGCCCTGAAATCCTGTGGGCTCAGGCTCTTCTTTCAGAGCCAAGCCAGTGTTTCATTTCCTGCCAATTCACAGGCAGCTCACTGCCCCCTCAGCAAGCTTGTGAACACACCACGCCTGGTTGACAAAACAGATTGATCACTTTAATTGCTGAGGACAAAGGCCAGGCCTGTCTTCGGGTGAAGTTAAGTCTTCAGGGCCCCGTGGCTATGCATGGTCTCAGCTCTGCCGTTGCCCCAGGGCAGCCACAAACGGGAAGTAAATGAAGGTCGCGGCTGTTCTGATTACGCTTTACTTACCCGCACTGaaacttgaatttcatataattctcacgtatcacaaaatattcttcttcttttgacttGTTCGACTACTTAAAAAGGTAAAACCCATTTCAGCTCTCGGGGAGAGTGTGTGTGGCCCCCGGAGCGCCTGCCGGGCCTGCTCTCACCGTGCTGTTTCCTGCCCTGCCCGCAGCCCCCTCCGGACTCCGCTGAAAGTGCTGGACCTGGGCAACTGCGACCTGAACCACGCGGACATGGCCTTCTTGGCGAACTGCACCCACGCCGCCCACCTGGAGGTGCTGGACCTCAGCGGGCACTGCCTGGTGGACCTGTTCCCCTCGACCTTCTTCCGGCTGCTGGGCCAGGCCGCCCCGACGCTGAG from Balaenoptera musculus isolate JJ_BM4_2016_0621 chromosome 3, mBalMus1.pri.v3, whole genome shotgun sequence encodes the following:
- the LRRC14B gene encoding leucine-rich repeat-containing protein 14B, with translation MMQSLRFISAEALASHPQVAQQSLGGVAHNLYPLLFKASYLLEQAEVIRVLLQHWPLEEFRLGALLGPSADHPGDLRDRACRACLEACVRGLADHTLWGGGRRRLRVADLTGIRDVQVQGCPCGRALGRWGRTKLLARTCCELQAEPRAARRPVEVLADIFVTGGNFDLVVRALGPEGPAPLRVRCLSFRADSLGPGQLLHVLRLAGPGELRRLEVVHNVRLHAGHVQQLLAQVGFPRLVSLTLPAKAFDAPPTSTPAPDGEDPLLTSIARELSRMTHLTELSVAFSTLTGKLQKLLGPLRTPLKVLDLGNCDLNHADMAFLANCTHAAHLEVLDLSGHCLVDLFPSTFFRLLGQAAPTLRALTLEECGLADRHVGALILALGPCRRLRELRFLGNPMSARALRRLFVALCELPRLQSVEFPVPRDCYPEGSAYPQDELAMSKFDQQKYSAIAEDLRAVLLRAGRDDIRVSTPLFGSFDPDIEETSNELGKLLLQAFKTALENFSRALKQME